A segment of the Arachis hypogaea cultivar Tifrunner chromosome 5, arahy.Tifrunner.gnm2.J5K5, whole genome shotgun sequence genome:
GGAgtgatattttctcttttttatattgtatataaAAAGCTTATTTACTtatacattaataaaaaaatattatttatttataaaaaattaattattaaattaattacagtatatttgtgtataaatatatattatatgtttaatttaattttaataatattttatattttaacgtatattttatataaataataatttaataattgatttttaatatatatctaaccATTGTAAATTTATATACGGAAGAAATTAGCTAGAGGCGTTTTGTTGAGGTTATCTTTTTTTTACCTAACAACATTTAAAAGAATTGGAGAGTATTAGGTAAATAATGATCATTTGAATAACATAAACAAtcactaattaaataaaaatatattatactttaatttaatgttattaattaaatttaagattaatttatttttttaattttattaatttatattattcatatattattcaaaaaatattattgattatttatacttttctaaaaaatttattgaaaaattgtCATACGACTATATATGTTACGCAACACTAATAATATAAGAAACATTTCAAGTATTCCGAGAAATACTGGtgtattaattgttttaattattaattttaattaatatatattatatatattttttataatttaaatcaacgattaaaataaataatacaagtaGGATGGCTGCAAATATTAATGTGGGATTGTGGGGTaagaaaagtttaaaaaatatgtGAAGTGACatgtataaattaaatatatataaatatgtagtGCTAATTTTTAATGTGAACAAAAACTTTTGCAAAACCGAAACTAAGTCCAAAATCTCAGCTTCAAAAAAGCTGACAATATTGGGCTGAGATTTAATTTTCTTGGTCATCATGATGAGTCATAGACCTAACTCTTTATAATGCCATGTCAAGGCTACTTCCCATCCAAAGCTTTCACCTTCTCAACTTTAGGAAAAACTTGACAATATTAAATATTGGGCTGAGATTTAATTTTCTCGGTCACCATGATGAGTCATAGGCCTAACTCCTTAATTAATAATGCCATTTCAAGGGCTACTTCCAATTAAACAGACAGAAAAAAGGGTTACTTTCCATGCAAAAAGCCTAATTCTTTagatatctttttaataatttaacatgaaaaatatagaaaattaataatatttttaaataatgtacgaaataatataaattaatagagttaaaaaaataaattaattttaaatttaattagtaatattaaattaggatataatgtatttttatttgattggtggttgttcatattaTTTAAGATGGTTATTGTTTATTTAACACTCTCCCGCTAAGGAGACAATGGCTTATTTGTATAATGTCTACAATAgactattgagttacaaaatgaacatcccccatactatttagaataaccatCTGAGTACTAAGGATAATAAACATCATATTCCCAAAAGCTTAAACTGATGGAAAAAAgtaacactaatagttatatctctaatactccctaaatctctattatacatattatacaaatattccattgactcTTCCTACTttctctaataaaaaataataaattttaataattctcTATTTATGAGCAGCTGACAAGATTTCATCAACACAACAAAAATACCAATTAGCAATATAAAAAAGTTGCATAACTATCCGATCCCCAAACTTTTCGAATGGTCATACTGTTTCTCATTCTACCAATAATCCTCCTATATAATTTCTACATGTTCCTCATCGCAGAAGATGTTGTAGAACACCTCTGTTGATAGATTGGCCAATCCTTGGCATGTTACCACAAGTCCTTAGCAACTTGTGCCATATCCATGATTTTGTAACTAATGTTTTGAGACAAAGAGGTGGCACCGGTGAATTCATGGGACCATGGTTCACCAAAATGAACTGCATGGTGACTAGTGACCCCATGAATGTTCATCACATAATGAGCAAGAGTTTTGACAACTATGTCAAGGGCGGCCCCGAGTTTCGCGAGATTTTCCAAGCTTTCGGAGACGGTATGTTGACTTCAGAATCCGAGAGATGGAAATAATTTAGGACTATGCATCATTCCTTGCTCCGGCAACAGAGTTTCGAGGCAACGGCCGAGAACACCATGCAGAAGAAAGTCCAGAATAACTTGCTTCCGATATTTGATCGATCTAAGCATGGTTGCATGGAAATGTTTTGGATCTTCAAGATGTGTTTAGTCGATTAATGTTCCACGTGACATGCATCATGGTTTTAGGATATGATCCTAAGAGTCTCTCAATTGAATTTTCATTGGTGGAAGTTGAGAAGGCTTTTGACGAAATTGAGGAGTCCATATATATTCTATAGACACATATTGCCAAAAGAAGCGTTTGGAAGTTTCAAGAATGGCTTCACATTGGTGAGGTGAAGAAGATGACAAAAGCATGCAAAGTTTTCGACCAATTTCTATATTCGTGCATTGCAATAAAGCGCCAAGAATTAAATGGATGCAACAAAAGTAGTGGTGATGACTTGCTTAGTTCTATGATGATGATGGGTGAAGAAAAGGGCAAAATGGTCCATGATGATAAGTTTCTAAGAGATGCTACATTCAATCTttttgcagctgcaagagatacCATAACTTCGGTTCTTACATGATTCTTTTGGCTTGTTGCTACACACCCATTAATAGaggccaaaatttttgaaaaaatcgaAGAAGTTTTTGGCACTAGTGTCGAAAAAAATTCGAAGTTTTAGGGATGGAGGATGTGAAGAAGCTAGTTTACCTACATGGTGCTCTATGTGAAGATTTGAGGCTGTTTCCACCTGTTCCTATTAAACGTAAACAATCATTGAAACGTGACACAACACTTCCTAGTGGTCATTGTGTTATTGATCCAAATACAATTATTTTGTTGTTTACTTATGCAATGGGAAGGTTTGAAGAGATTTGGGGAAAAGATTGCTTGGAGTTCAAACCAGATAGAGATGGATTTCAGAGAAAGGAGAAACAATACATGTTCCATCTTATAAGTTTTTTAGTTTTAACGCAGGTCCAAGGACATGCATGGGAAAAGacttatcttttattcaaatgaaAATGGTGGCATCTACTCTTTTGCACAATTATCATGTACAAGTGGTGGAAAATCATCCTACTACCCCAGCTCATTCCACTGTGCTTTTTATGAAGCATGGCTTGAAGGTTATCATAACAAAAAGACAATTTTAATTTGATCAACGAATTTCAATATCAAATGTGATAGGATAGCAGGATTCTTATGTTTATGTATTTTGGAGAAGTGAGTAATACAATGTACACTGTGACGGAATtggattctgaaaaaaaaaaaggctatctattttgtttcaattatataattttataaaaatattatatatatattaaaattaaatttttaaattaattattatattatttaaattatttttaatatatattttatattctaatatgtgttttatttgaataattaaaaaattagactaatttttgagttaataattttttaagatgACCAAGAAGACGGGATtaaaggaggagaaggaagagaaaaatgaatgaaaataatttaaatgaaaaaacaaaagaagagcTGAGGAAAAGGTGATAATAGTGATTATAACGACGATAATAAAAGAAAgacaaggaaaaaaagaaaaagaagaaccagaagtgaaaaaaaaataaaaaagagtgcGCACATAAATAAGTAGGCAGGTAAAGTTAATTAATGTGATTCATGTTCAATGGACGGCCTTCAATAATAAATATCAATAGTAGATTTGCGTACCAAAAAAATACAAGGATTTAgtctttttaaatatatataataataattttttttaatatattaagtaggtaaaagaaaatatactttataataatttttaataattttttaaaatattcttaaaatgagtcttttaatattaacaaaacctaaactaaaaaaaaatgataatagatTTCTTtaaatagtaaaagaaaaatattacatATACAAGTAAAATACAaccaaatatttaaataagtaaaaagaaaacaaaagaagggaagaaaaaacaaaagaacgaAAAGACGAGTTAGTTGACTAAAAC
Coding sequences within it:
- the LOC140173239 gene encoding noroxomaritidine synthase-like, whose product is MSRAAPSFARFSKLSETTHIAKRSVWKFQEWLHIGEVKKMTKACKVFDQFLYSCIAIKRQELNGCNKSSGDDLLSSMMMMGEEKGKMVHDDKFLRDATFNLFAAARDTITSVLT